In Cynocephalus volans isolate mCynVol1 chromosome 13, mCynVol1.pri, whole genome shotgun sequence, a genomic segment contains:
- the LOC134361652 gene encoding elongin-A-like: MKSRMRSLPGRDTDCRHIAELAFKSHFFSFVMATECKRSDADNSHMPKRSPLRGGSSRRRLRTPKQKQQVSPAAVGEDPRAQTELLAVLRTELRPKQRRPPSCADEAAPGTAMAADGALHAVVKLQARLAAHSDPKKLAKYLKKLSALPVTAHSLAETGVRKTVKRLRTHQHVGSLARDLAAQWKKLLVVARDTRPEQLALEESRSRKRPREEFPKEPKVQGACPESHGASESPSDGTERGHRKHRRLSQLQTPPKGSPGGDRRGGSTKRYTVALASSSDWASSGDGHIRIRLSLAGPHQMCVDHCVPPEEEGPEPAVLRQKPGKGHADAPQGSPGLRQEGHLGKPRGQGAVVSPSPAQVSSHRQKGPAGAGDDEMFPAGFSQKSHKAFSPEEGPRAISGDSTKDKPPSRRARREKASELGCVPSLPALDAARDNHLEEKRDKDSDEPKADETKKPSPESLDTGEGAGGLLPTVPGKLSNKLSTREGIRRPSTWESSLPEEEELADMEADSEQPAVPFEAYSTYGRPWKGKERTVKTLATTLRVKDLHETDSKRTRENGSLLPRLAKVQENETEEPPPPGAHVAKLKRVPTDAPPVLPDLPLPGMRASDRALSVLELMSSFPPEIHALPSPQQEEEGGFPTGRRRNSKMPVYSGPRSAGLPRTVTACERRVWALGTSVPAVREAGGDPCPAPEPAWKGCTPDQPGRTIEKYNPTLAKETGHLWKRRCQRDFKEARPEEHESWREMYLRLREARERRLRLVTMKIRSARAERPRGRQTHMIFFHSVLDKPCEVPRRQEKPASGGAAIPDKAEVQPAPRPQESSRPPSSSTGGHSRFHPLPARPPSCGPSTRKAAAKKVAPLMAKTIRDYRNTYSRR, translated from the exons ATGAAATCTCGCATGCGCAGCCTGCCTGGCCGGGAC ACCGACTGTCGCCACATTGCAGAGCTTGCGTTTAAGTCACACTTCTTTTCCTTCGTAATGGCCACCGAGTGCAAGAGGAGTGATGCGGACAATTcgcatatgccaaagagaagcc CGCTTCGCGGCGGTTCTTCCAGGCGGCGGCTCCGCACCCCCAAGCAAAAGCAGCAGGTCAGCCCGGCGGCGGTCGGCGAGGACCCGCGTGCCCAGACCGAGCTGCTCGCTGTACTGAGGACAGAGCTGCGGCCCAAGCAGCGACGCCCGCCCAGCTGCGCCGACGAGGCTGCGCCCGGGACGGCCATGGCAGCCGACGGGGCGCTGCACGCCGTGGTCAAGCTGCAGGCGCGCCTGGCTGCCCACTCCGATCCCAAGAAGCTGGCGAAATACCTGAAGAAACTCTCCGCCTTGCCAGTGACAGCACACTCCCTGGCGGAGACTGGAGTCCGCAAGACGGTCAAGCGCTTGCGCACACACCAGCACGTGGGCAGCTTGGCCAGGGACTTAGCCGCCCAGTGGAAGAAGTTGCTGGTCGTGGCGCGGGACACCCGGCCTGAACAACTGGCCTTGGAGGAGAGCCGTTCCCGAAAGCGCCCCAGGGAGGAGTTTCCGAAGGAGCCGAAGGTGCAGGGCGCCTGCCCAGAAAGCCACGGAGCCTCCGAGAGCCCATCCGACGGCACGGAGCGCGGACACAGAAAGCACAGGAGACTCTCGcagctccaaacacctcccaagggGTCTCCCGGTGGCGACAGGAGAGGCGGGAGCACCAAGCGCTACACAGTTGCACTGGCTTCCTCCTCAGACTGGGCGTCTTCCGGCGATGGCCACATCCGGATCCGTCTGTCCCTTgccggtcctcaccagatgtgcgtgGACCATTGCGTGCCCCCGGAGGAGGAGGGCCCCGAGCCCGCTGTTCTCCGCCAGAAGCCTGGAAAAGGCCACGCTGATGCCCCTCAGGGCAGTCCGGGACTCCGTCAAGAGGGACACCTGGGCAAACCCCGGGGGCAAGGGGCCGTCGTGAGCCCAAGCCCGGCGCAGGTATCTTCCCACAGGCAGAAAGGCCCGGCAGGGGCTGGGGACGACGAGATGTTCCCTGCTGGATTCAGCCAGAAATCCCACAAGGCCTTCTCCCCAGAGGAAGGTCCAAGGGCCATCTCGGGGGACAGTACCAAGGACAAACCGCCCTCTAGGCgggccaggagagagaaggcatcgGAGCTCGGTTGCGTTCCCTCTCTACCCGCCTTGGACGCTGCTCGGGACAACCACCTAGAGGAGAAGAGGGACAAAGACTCTGACGAACCCAAAGCAGACGAAACAAAGAAGCCAAGCCCAGAAAGCTTAGACACAGGAGAGGGCGCAGGAGGCCTGCTGCCCACGGTGCCAGGCAAGCTTTCCAACAAGCTCAGCACTCGAGAAGGGATACGCAGACCTTCCACCTGGGAGAGCTCCCTCCCTGAAGAGGAGGAGTTGGCAGATATGGAGGCTGACTCTGAGCAGCCTGCTGTGCCCTTTGAGGCATACTCCACCTATGGCCGGccttggaagggaaaggaaaggacggTGAAAACTCTGGCCACTACTCTGAGAGTCAAAGACCTTCACGAGACGGACTCTAAACGCACTCGTGAAAATGGGAGCCTGCTTCCCAGACTAGCCAAGGTGcaggaaaatgagacagaggaGCCGCCACCGCCCGGAGCGCACGTAGCCAAGCTGAAAAGGGTCCCCACCGACGCCCCGCCGGTGCTGCCAGACCTCCCGTTACCCGGGATGCGGGCCAGTGACAGGGCACTGTCTGTCCTTGAACTGATGTCCTCCTTCCCGCCAGAGATACACgcactcccttccccccagcaaGAAGAAGAGGGTGGATTTCCTACGGGACGCAGAAGGAACTCGAAGATGCCGGTGTACTCGGGCCCCAGGAGCGCCGGCCTGCCTAGAACCGTGACTGCGTGTGAGCGGCGGGTGTGGGCCCTCGGGACCAGCGTCCCTGCTGTCCGGGAAGCGGGGGGAGACCCGTGTCCTGCTCCGGAGCCCGCGTGGAAGGGGTGCACGCCCGATCAGCCAGGTCGCACCATCGAGAAATACAATCCCACACTAGCGAAAGAAACGGGCCACTTATGGAAAAGGCGCTGTCAACGAGACTTTAAGGAAGCCCGGCCGGAGGAGCACGAGTCGTGGCGGGAGATGTACCTGCGGCTCCGGGAGGCCCGAGAGCGGCGGCTCCGGCTGGTGACGATGAAGATCCGCTCTGCACGCGCCGAGAGGCCCAGAGGCCGACAGACACACATGATCTTCTTCCACTCTGTGCTCGACAAGCCTTGTGAGgttcccaggaggcaggaaaagccTGCCTCGGGAGGAGCGGCCATCCCCGATAAAGCCGAGGTGCAGCCGGCCCCACGCCCACAGGAGAGCAGCCGGCCCCCCTCCAGCAGCACCGGTGGCCACAGCCGCTTTCACCCGCTCCCTGCGAGGCCCCCCTCCTGCGGCCCCAGCACCAGGAAAGCCGCCGCCAAGAAAGTAGCCCCGCTCATGGCCAAGACGATCCGAGATTACAGGAACACATACTCCCGCCGATGA